AGGAAGGCTCCTTCTCCCTATATCCGCTAAAAGACATTTCATAATGGGCGTTCCATCTTCTGTTCCTATGCATTCAACAAAACGGTCAAGTTCATTTCTTAAATCAACAGGAGGGTTTCTATTTGCGTTTTTCTTATAGAGCAATCCAGCCTTATTTCTCATTTTTTGGTATAATAGATAGTATTAATCTCAAAGGAGTGCGATTTGCAAGGAACCATCGTCAAGGCCTTGGCTGGCTTTTACTATGTGGAGTCAGACGGTCACATTTATCAGACACGGGCTCGTGGAAATTTTAGAAAAAAAGGACAGACTCCTTATGTGGGGGATCAGGTAGAATTCTCTGCTGAAGAGAATTCAGAAGGCTACATCTTGAGCATTGCGCCTCGAAAAAATAGCCTCGTGCGCCCTCCTATTGTCAATATTGATCAGGCAGTAGTGATTATGTCAGCTAAGGAGCCAGATTTCAACGCCAATCTTTTAGACCGTTTTCTGGTTCTTTTGGAGCATAAGGGGATTCATCCCATTGTCTATATTTCAAAACTGGACTTGCTAGAAGATATGGAAGACATCCACTACTACCAAGGAATCTATCAGGCTATTGGCTATGATTTTGTCTTGTCGATTGAGGAACTCTTGCCCCTTTTGACCAATCAAACCACGGTCTTTATGGGACAGACCGGTGTAGGAAAATCGACCTTGCTCAATAAAATCGCTCCGGATCTAGAGCTTGAAACGGGTGAGATTTCAGATAGTCTGGGGCGCGGTCGACACACGACCCGAGCTGTCAGCTTTTACCATCTAAATGGAGGAAAGATCGCAGATACGCCAGGCTTCTCCTCCCTTGATTATGAAGTGACAACCAGTGAAGACTTAAATCAAGCCTTTCCGGAGATCGCCGATGTGAGCCATTCTTGTAAATTTCGTACCTGTACCCACACGCATGAGCCCGCTTGTGCGGTGAAACCAGCCGTTGAAAGAGAGGAAATTGCGCCTTTCCGTTATGAGGATTACTTGCAATTTCTAAGTGAGATTGAAAACCGTCGCGAAACCTATAAAAAAGTTTCGAAAAAAATGCCAAAATAGGAGACACTACAACGATGAAAACAACGAAAATTGCACCCTCAATTTTGAGTGCCGATTATGCTAATTTTGAAAGTGAATTGAAACGCTTAGAAGCTGCAGGAGCTGACTATGCCCATATCGATGTCATGGATGGCCATTTTGTGCCCAATATCAGCTTTGGAGCTGGTGTCGTAGAGAGCATGCGTCCGCATAGCAAGTTGGTCTTTGATTGCCACTTGATGGTCACCAATCCCGAACACCATATCGAAGAATTTGCCCGTGCAGGTGCTGATATCATCAGCATCCACGTAGAAGCTACTCCCCATATTCACGGAGCTCTTCAAAAAATTCGTCAAGCAGGTGTGAAGGCTAGTGTCGTGATCAACCCAGGGACTCCTGTAGACAGTATCAAACATGTCTTGAACTTGGTGGACCAAGTCTTGGTCATGACCGTTAATCCAGGATTCGGTGGTCAAGCCTTCTTGCCTGAAACCATGGACAAGGTGCGCGAATTAGCCGCTCTTCGTGAAGAAAAAGGCTTAGACTTTGATATCGAAGTGGATGGTGGAATTGATGGCCAAACTATTTCCCAAGCAAAAGAAGCAGGGGCCAATGTCTTTGTAGCAGGCTCTTATGTCTTTAATGGAGATGTTAATGAGCGCGTTCAAACGCTCCGAGATGCTGTAAATGGGTAACATCGCAATACTGGCAGGAGGTGACAGCACGCTCTTGCCGAGAGATCATGACGTTTATGTAGGCGTTGATGGTGGCTGTTTGAAGTTACTGGAACAAGGTCTGCCTTTAGATATAGCTGTGGGGGATTTCGATTCTGTCTCTGAGACCGATTTGCGCCAGATCCGAACCCAAGCCAAGCAGGTTGTTCAATCCGTCCCTGAAAAGAACGATACGGATTTGGAATTGGCTTTGAAAGTGGCCTTTGAGGCCTATCCAGATGCTGCTGTCACCGTTTATGGTGCCTTTGGCGGTCGCTTGGATCACTTTTTGTCCAATATCTTTTTGCCGACCGATCCAGACCTAGCTCCTTATATAGAGCAGATTCAATTAGTCGATGGTCAAAATCGCTTGATCTACAGACCAGCTGGCTGCCATGAGATTCAGCCAGATCCAGCCATGTCCTATATTGGTTTTATGCCTGTTGGAGAAGGTCGCCTAGAAATCACAGGGGCCAAGTATCCGCTCCATCAGGAGAATTATTTTTTGAAGGCCATGTATGGCTCCAATGAATTTTTGGATCAACCGATTCAAGTGAGTCTTGATCGTGGCTATCTTGTCATTGTTTATAGTAAAGACAGAGGTTAATATGAATATCATTCTGCTTCTGATTGGCCTGCTCAATCTGGGTCTCCTCATCTATTTTTTGCAACGGTCAGATGACACAAGACCGGCTTTACGAGAGATGCTGGAAGACCATGAGGATCATTTGACAGACCAGTTGGACTATCGTTTTGAAAAAGAAAGACAAGCAAGCCAGATTGCCAATCAGCAGTTAGAGATCACCCTGACAGATCGCTTAACCGAGATGCGAGTGGAGATCCACCAGCAGACGACGGCTCTGCGCGCTGAGATGAATGAGCACTTTACTAAAAATCGGGACAAAACAGATGAGCGCATGCGCCAGATCCAAGAGTCCAACGAAGTGCGGCTAGAACAGATGCGCCAAACGGTAGAAGAAAAATTGGAGAAAACCTTGCAGCACCGTTTGCAGACCTCCTTTGAGACGGTTTCAAAACAATTGGAGTCGGTCAACAAAGGGTTGGGAGAAATGCAGACAGTGGCGCGGGATGTCGGAACTCTTAATAAAGTTCTCTCCAATACCAAGACGCGTGGGATTATGGGCGAATTGCAGCTGGGTCAAATCATTGAAGATATCTTGACCCCAGCCCAGTATGAGCGGGAGTTTGTCACCGTTCCCCAATCCAGTGAGCGCGTGGAGTATGCTATTAAGCTTCCAGGACAAGGAGAGGAGCCAGTCTATCTGCCGATTGACTCTAAATTCCCACTGGAAGACTACTATCGTCTGGAAGAAGCTTATGAATCCGGAGAGAAAGAGGAGATCGAGCGTTACCGCAAGGCCCTTCTTGCTAGTATCAAGCGTTTTGCTAAGGATATCCAACAAAAATACCTCTTTCCACCAGCGACAACGAATTTCGGAATTCTCTTTTTGCCAACCGAAGGCCTCTATTCCGAAGTGGTTCGCAATCCAGAATTCTTCGATCGCTTGCGTCGGGACGAACAAATTTTAGTGGCTGGGCCAAGTACCTTATCAGCCCTCTTGAACTCCTTGTCTGTTGGCTTTAAAACGCTCAACATCCAAAAGAGTGCAGATGACATTAGCAAGGTGTTGGGATCGGTCAAATCAGAATTCCATAAGTTTGGAGGGATTCTGGCCAAGACTCAGCGCCATTTAAAGAATGCTTCCAATAATATTGATGATTTGCTAACCAGACGGACCAGTGCCATCGAGCGGACACTCCGCCAAATCGAAAGCGATGAGGACCTGCTGGGACTAGATGTATATATAGAAGATGGAGAAGATGATGGTCAAAATTAACCAAATGAAAAAAGATGAATTGTTCGAAGGATTCTATTTGATCAAGTCAGCAGAAGTGCGTCAAACGCGGGCCGGGAAAAACTACCTCGCCTTTGTCTTCCAGGATGAGACCGGTACAATCGAAGGTAAACTATGGGATGCCCAACCTCACAATGTAGAGAGTTTTATGGCTGGGCGCGTGGTCCATATGTCTGGACGTCGAGAAGTTTACAATAATACTCCGCAAGTCAACCAATTAAACATGCGCTTGCCCCAAGCAGGAGAGCCCAACAATCCAGCAGACTTTAAGGAAAAACCACCAGTAGACCCTAAGGAATTGCATGAATACCTGTCAAACATGATTTTCAAAATTGAAAATCCAGTCTGGCAACGGATTGTCCGTGCCCTCTATGGGAAATATGAGAAAGAGTTTTATAGCTATCCAGCTGCTAAAACCAACCACCATGCCTTTGAAGCCGGTCTTGCTTATCATACGGCGACCATGGTCCGCTTGGCAGATAGTATCGGTGATATCTATCCTCAGTTGAATAAGAGCTTGCTCTTTGCAGGGATTATGTTACACGATTTGGCCAAAGTGATCGAGTTGACAGGTCCTGAAAATACAGAATACACTGTTCGGGGCAACCTCATCGGCCACATTGCACTCATCGATGAAGAAATTAGCAAGGTCTTGCAAGACTTGAAGATTGATGACCAAAAAGAAGAAGTCATCGTCCTTCGCCATGTGATCTTGAGTCACCATGGCTTGCTCGAATACGGTAGTCCTGTTCGTCCAAAGATCATGGAAGCAGAGATTATTCATATGATCGATAATTTGGATGCAGAAATGATGATGATGACAACAGCACTTGGCTTAATTGGTCCTGGAGAAATGACCAATAAAATCTTTGCTATGGAAAACAGATCCTTCTATAAACCGAATCTCGATGAGTAAAAACAGCGAGAAATACGGGAATGCTTCTGCCAAAAATGAAATAATCAGGAAAAAACGGCCTTCTGTAAATCAGAATGTTCGTTTTTTTCTGTTCTTATGGTATAATGATAGAAAAAACTACATGGTGAGAAAATGAAATTAAGAAGAAGTGAACGGATGGTCGTGATTTCTAATTACTTGATCAACCATCCCTATGAATTGACTAGTCTCAATACGTTTGCGGAAAAGTATGAGTCTGCCAAGTCTTCCATCTCAGAAGATATCGTGATCATTAAGCGTGCGTTTGAAGAGATGGAAATTGGAAATATTGAGACCATTACAGGAGCTGGAGGAGGCGTGATCTTTACACCGTCTATCTCAGATCAAGAATCCAAAGAAATCGTCGAGGATCTTTGCAAGCAACTGTCTGAAAGTGATCGTATCCTTCCTGGTGGCTACATTTACTTGTCTGATCTTTTGAGCAATCCGAAGATTTTGAATCGGATCGGACGCATCATTGCCAAAGCCTTCCGAGATAAGAAGATTGATGCTGTCATGACCGTAGCGACCAAGGGAGTTCCTTTAGCGAATGCAGTGGCTAATGTCTTGAATGTTCCATTCGTCATTGTCCGTCGTGATTTGAAAATCACAGAAGGGTCAACCGTTAGTGTCAACTATGTTTCAGGCTCAAGTGGAGATCGCATTGAGAAAATGTTCCTTTCAAAACGGAGCCTAAAAGCAGGAAGCCGGGTCTTGATTGTCGATGACTTCCTTAAAGGTGGCGGAACGATTAACGGAATGGTCAGTCTCTTGGCTGAATTCGATTCTGAATTAGCAGGGGTAGCTGTCTTTGCAGATAATGCTGCAACCGACCGGGAATTCTTTGAACACAAATCCTTATTGCGCGTGACCAACATCGATGTAAAAGAAAATAAATTGAGTGTCGAAGTTGGGAATATCTTTGATTAAGAGCAACAAAGGAGGATCAAAAAGTGAAAAGAATTTTAGATCGATTTGATAATAGTCCTTTGTGGATTCGCTTGGTGACAGTTCTTACCTTATCCTTTATTTTGGTAGCTGGCTTGTATACTGTTAAAAAGAATACAGCTGCTCAGGTAACGACAGAAATTCAACCTGCTAAAAAAACAGGTTCCCTTCCAGTGAAAAAGGAAACAAAGGAAGAAAAAGAAAAGAAGGAAGAAAAGAAAAATACAGAAGCTGCTGAAAAAGCAGTCGTTCAAATGGAAACAACTCCAAGTCAAGATTCTGTGAACGCTGCCCAGGCTGCTGTGAAGAAAGTCAAAGATGCAACTCAAAAGCAATCGCTTGAAGCCCGTATCCAATACATTGCTAACTATTATGGACTGACCTATGAGAGTGGTACTGTGACAACGCAGCAGACTCAAACAGACGCTAATGCCAACACGAACGCAAACGCGAATGCTAATGCCAATGACAATGCTAATGCCAATGCTGGAGTAGCTGGAGGCAATGCGACAGTTCAACCACAACAGCAACAACAGAATGCTCCAGCTGCAGCTACAGGGGCAGAAGAACCAGCTCAAGCTGGTCAATAGTGAACTTTTTCGACTTCTTTAAAAAATAAAAAAACATCTTGCAATCAAAGTGCCGTCATGTTATAATAATAGACGGTACTTTTTACTTTTGGTCTCTCAAGAGTGTACAGGGACGTGCTGACAAATGTTGCAAAAGTACACACGGATGGTAGCTGTCACCAAGTGTACCATCACCAAAAATAAAAAATTTCACAGGAGAATGTAGATGCCTACAATTAACCAATTGGTTCGCAAACCGCGTAAATCAAAAGTAGAAAAATCTAAATCACCAGCTTTGAACGTTGGTTACAACAGTCATAAAAAAGTTCAAACAAACGTTTCTTCACCACAAAAACGTGGTGTTGCAACTCGTGTTGGAACAATGACACCTAAAAAACCTAACTCTGCCCTTCGTAAATTTGCCCGTGTACGTTTGAGCAACTTGATCGAAGTGACTGCTTATATCCCAGGTATCGGACACAACTTGCAAGAACACAGCGTG
The DNA window shown above is from Streptococcus sp. S1 and carries:
- a CDS encoding thiamine diphosphokinase, which gives rise to MGNIAILAGGDSTLLPRDHDVYVGVDGGCLKLLEQGLPLDIAVGDFDSVSETDLRQIRTQAKQVVQSVPEKNDTDLELALKVAFEAYPDAAVTVYGAFGGRLDHFLSNIFLPTDPDLAPYIEQIQLVDGQNRLIYRPAGCHEIQPDPAMSYIGFMPVGEGRLEITGAKYPLHQENYFLKAMYGSNEFLDQPIQVSLDRGYLVIVYSKDRG
- the purR gene encoding pur operon repressor; translation: MKLRRSERMVVISNYLINHPYELTSLNTFAEKYESAKSSISEDIVIIKRAFEEMEIGNIETITGAGGGVIFTPSISDQESKEIVEDLCKQLSESDRILPGGYIYLSDLLSNPKILNRIGRIIAKAFRDKKIDAVMTVATKGVPLANAVANVLNVPFVIVRRDLKITEGSTVSVNYVSGSSGDRIEKMFLSKRSLKAGSRVLIVDDFLKGGGTINGMVSLLAEFDSELAGVAVFADNAATDREFFEHKSLLRVTNIDVKENKLSVEVGNIFD
- a CDS encoding 3'-5' exoribonuclease YhaM family protein; this encodes MVKINQMKKDELFEGFYLIKSAEVRQTRAGKNYLAFVFQDETGTIEGKLWDAQPHNVESFMAGRVVHMSGRREVYNNTPQVNQLNMRLPQAGEPNNPADFKEKPPVDPKELHEYLSNMIFKIENPVWQRIVRALYGKYEKEFYSYPAAKTNHHAFEAGLAYHTATMVRLADSIGDIYPQLNKSLLFAGIMLHDLAKVIELTGPENTEYTVRGNLIGHIALIDEEISKVLQDLKIDDQKEEVIVLRHVILSHHGLLEYGSPVRPKIMEAEIIHMIDNLDAEMMMMTTALGLIGPGEMTNKIFAMENRSFYKPNLDE
- the rsgA gene encoding ribosome small subunit-dependent GTPase A is translated as MQGTIVKALAGFYYVESDGHIYQTRARGNFRKKGQTPYVGDQVEFSAEENSEGYILSIAPRKNSLVRPPIVNIDQAVVIMSAKEPDFNANLLDRFLVLLEHKGIHPIVYISKLDLLEDMEDIHYYQGIYQAIGYDFVLSIEELLPLLTNQTTVFMGQTGVGKSTLLNKIAPDLELETGEISDSLGRGRHTTRAVSFYHLNGGKIADTPGFSSLDYEVTTSEDLNQAFPEIADVSHSCKFRTCTHTHEPACAVKPAVEREEIAPFRYEDYLQFLSEIENRRETYKKVSKKMPK
- the rpe gene encoding ribulose-phosphate 3-epimerase, which gives rise to MKTTKIAPSILSADYANFESELKRLEAAGADYAHIDVMDGHFVPNISFGAGVVESMRPHSKLVFDCHLMVTNPEHHIEEFARAGADIISIHVEATPHIHGALQKIRQAGVKASVVINPGTPVDSIKHVLNLVDQVLVMTVNPGFGGQAFLPETMDKVRELAALREEKGLDFDIEVDGGIDGQTISQAKEAGANVFVAGSYVFNGDVNERVQTLRDAVNG
- a CDS encoding DNA recombination protein RmuC codes for the protein MNIILLLIGLLNLGLLIYFLQRSDDTRPALREMLEDHEDHLTDQLDYRFEKERQASQIANQQLEITLTDRLTEMRVEIHQQTTALRAEMNEHFTKNRDKTDERMRQIQESNEVRLEQMRQTVEEKLEKTLQHRLQTSFETVSKQLESVNKGLGEMQTVARDVGTLNKVLSNTKTRGIMGELQLGQIIEDILTPAQYEREFVTVPQSSERVEYAIKLPGQGEEPVYLPIDSKFPLEDYYRLEEAYESGEKEEIERYRKALLASIKRFAKDIQQKYLFPPATTNFGILFLPTEGLYSEVVRNPEFFDRLRRDEQILVAGPSTLSALLNSLSVGFKTLNIQKSADDISKVLGSVKSEFHKFGGILAKTQRHLKNASNNIDDLLTRRTSAIERTLRQIESDEDLLGLDVYIEDGEDDGQN
- the rpsL gene encoding 30S ribosomal protein S12, which encodes MPTINQLVRKPRKSKVEKSKSPALNVGYNSHKKVQTNVSSPQKRGVATRVGTMTPKKPNSALRKFARVRLSNLIEVTAYIPGIGHNLQEHSVVLLRGGRVKDLPGVRYHIVRGALDTAGVNDRKQGRSKYGTKKPKA